A stretch of the Rosa rugosa chromosome 5, drRosRugo1.1, whole genome shotgun sequence genome encodes the following:
- the LOC133709078 gene encoding regulator of G-protein signaling 1, with product MASCAVHGGCVSDYIAVTVSAICFILLVSRLILPFVVHKLPCAKRSGFWIPVIQVFASFNLVLSIVMSLNFLKFEKRHWWQSCYVWAVWIEAPLGFGLLLSCRISQAFQLYYIFVKRCLPPIRSYVFLPLILSPWITGAAFIHITKPLNYRCHMGAQWIIPSMSLHTTYVAILVAFTCAIRHIEFRFDELRDLWQGILVSASSIGVWVVAYVLNEIHDDISWLQVASRFVLLVTTSILVLAIFSISSSQPLLSQISLRKREPRAYESMGQALGIPDSGLLVQREPACVVDPNESLDKLLLNKRFRQSFMAFADSCLAGESVHFFEEVHELGKIPVDDPVRRIYMARHIIDKYIIAGAAVEVNISHRTRQEILTTSNLAQPNLFNDALTELIHLMKMNLARDYWSSMFFMKLKEEVSMRSGAQELEQMRGWNYSPRLSSVHGADDPFHQEQEPFSVDSGCNTEDHDDEPRIMSKFV from the exons ATGGCAAGCTGTGCAGTTCACGGTGGCTGTGTCAGCGACTACATAGCCGTCACTGTTTCAGCCATTTGCTTCATTCT GCTTGTTTCGCGGTTAATTTTGCCCTTTGTGGTTCACAAACTTCCTTGTGCGAAGCGAAGTGGCTTTTGGATTCCAGTTATTCAAGTTTTCGCCAGCTTCAACCTTGTGTTATCAATTGTG ATGTCTCTCAATTTCCTGAAATTTGAAAAGAGACATTGGTGGCAGTCTTGCTACGTCTGGGCAG TCTGGATTGAAGCTCCACTTGGCTTTGGTTTGCTGCTGAGCTGTCGCATATCACAGGCCTTTCAACTATATTATATTTTTGTCAA GAGGTGTCTGCCACCAATCAGATCATATGTTTTCCTTCCACTAATTCTCTCGCCATGGATTACTGGAGCTGCAT TTATCCATATCACAAAGCCTCTAAATTATCGGTGCCACATGGGGGCTCAGTGGATCATCCCGTCTATGTCCCTCCACACAACATATGTTGCCATTTTGGTTGCTTTCACTTGTGCTATTCGGCATATAGAGTTCAGGTTTGACGAACTCAGAGACCTCTGGCAGGGAATACTTGTCTCGGCCTCTTCTATTG GAGTATGGGTGGTTGCATACGTTTTGAATGAAATTCATGATGATATCTCATGGCTTCAAGTTGCCTCCAGATTTGTGCTCTTAGTAACG ACGAGCATTCTTGTATTAGCTATCTTTTCGATATCAAGTTCACAACCTCTTCTATCGCAAATCAGCTTGAGGAAAAGGGAACCTCGAGCATATGAGTCAATGGGTCAGGCTCTGGGCATACCTGACAGTGGACTGTTAGTGCAAAGGGAACCAGCATGTGTCGTAGATCCTAATGAATCACTTGATAAACTTCTTCTAAACAAAAGATTCCGCCAGTCATTCATGGCATTTGCAGACAG TTGTTTGGCAGGGGAGAGTGTCCATTTTTTTGAGGAAGTGCATGAACTCGGTAAAATACCTGTAGATGACCCTGTAAGAAGAATTTACATGGCACGCCATATCATTGACAAGTACATAATTGCAG GGGCGGCAGTGGAGGTGAACATCTCTCACAGAACCAGACAAGAGATCTTGACTACTTCCAACCTAGCACAACCAAATCTTTTTAATGACGCGTTAACTGAGCTAATACACTTGATGAAAATG AACTTGGCGAGAGATTACTGGTCATCTATGTTCTTCATGAAGTTGAAAGAAGAAGTGAGTATGAGATCCGGGGCCCAAGAACTGGAACAGATGAGAGGTTGGAACTACTCTCCCAGGTTGAGTTCTGTACATGGTGCTGATGATCCATTTCACCAAGAACAAGAACCATTTTCGGTTGATTCTGGCTGCAACACTGAAGACCATGATGATGAACCAAGAATCATGAGTAAATTCGTATGA
- the LOC133709080 gene encoding very-long-chain 3-oxoacyl-CoA reductase 1-like — protein MELPQLFIVAATTIGFISVCKASINFLRWVYVMFLRPAKNLRKYGSWAIITGSTDGIGKALAFEMASKGLNLVLVGRNPCKLEATSHGIHEKYGNQVEIKNVVIDLAKLSGEEIARAIEEGIKGLDVGVLVNNAGVAYPYAKFFHEVDLELMESITRVNIEAATWVSRAVIPGMLKKKRGAIVNIGSGSSVIVPSYPLYTVYAASKAYLAMFSRCTSLEYKQQGIDIQCQIPIFVATKMTKLKASSFLIASPETYSKASIRCIGYEHLCTPYWGHSVQWFIARGLPDALLNASIFRYFLGMRKRGQLKESRIKKMQQQENALGNRS, from the exons ATGGAATTGCCACAACTTTTCATAGTAGCAGCAACCACTATAGGCTTCATCTCTGTTTGCAAAGCTTCCATCAATTTTCTGAGATGGGTATATGTCATGTTTTTGAGACCCGCAAAGAATCTCAGAAAGTATGGATCTTGGGCCATCATCACTGGCTCCACTGATGGCATTGGCAAAGCCCTCGCCTTTGAAATGGCCTCAAAGGGCCTCAACCTCGTCTTGGTGGGTCGAAACCCTTGTAAGCTCGAAGCCACCTCACATGGGATCCATGAAAAATATGGCAACCAAGTTGAAATCAAGAACGTTGTGATCGACTTGGCGAAATTGAGTGGGGAGGAGATAGCTAGAGCCATAGAGGAAGGAATCAAAGGGCTTGATGTTGGAGTTTTGGTTAACAATGCAGGGGTGGCTTACCCTTATGCTAAGTTTTTCCATGAGGTTGATTTGGAGCTGATGGAGAGCATTACAAGGGTGAACATTGAAGCAGCAACTTGGGTGAGTAGGGCTGTGATTCCAGGTATGctcaagaagaagagaggagcaATTGTCAACATTGGATCTGGGTCATCTGTGATAGTTCCTTCTTATCCTCTGTACACTGTTTATGCTGCTTCCAAAGC GTACCTTGCAATGTTCTCAAGGTGCACTAGTTTGGAATACAAGCAGCAAGGAATTGACATTCAGTGTCAG ATTCCCATCTTTGTGGCGACAAAGATGACAAAGTTAAAGGCATCTTCCTTCTTGATTGCATCTCCAGAGACGTATAGCAAAGCAAGCATACGATGCATTGGTTATGAGCATCTGTGTACGCCCTACTGGGGGCACTCAGTGCAGTGGTTCATAGCACGAGGTTTGCCTGATGCATTATTGAATGCGAGCATTTTCCGGTACTTCCTTGGGATGCGAAAGAGAGGCCAATTGAAGGAGTCTCGGATTAAAAAGATGCAGCAACAAGAAAATGCATTGGGAAATCGCAGTTAA
- the LOC133710393 gene encoding myb family transcription factor PHL6-like — translation MKVGLSHVIMSHHGVSSVSQSQTTKGITESYCTSLSPVHDFLGCESEGRSSVARECSSARLSPFIRTESFSSPTNVRESSLQHSKSTFSRSSVFCTSLYQSSSSSSERQLGNLPFLPHPPTYSRSISAVDSKYPMLLSADMSDQYDDEQSEYLMKDFLNLAGDASDGSFHGVGSGSDTVALTDQLEFQFLSDQLDMAITDNGENPRLDEIYEIPQASSKPAIELTCGKSCGSTAPPVDALSSHPSPGPSSAHRPRMRWTPELHERFVEAVKKLDGAEKATPKGVLKVMNVEGLTIYHVKSHLQKYRLAKYMPEKKEDKKASSSEEKKAAASGMESDGRRKGSFHITEALRMQMEVQKQLHEQLEVQRSLQLRIEEHAKYLEKILEEQQKAGSALLSPQALSSLTTNSIKDPEQHPSPSAGVSPSQPAESDSLSPLSLKHKAADSSDSEAQACTKKLRIEEKPDEPVVENLSATVTTTTTSQ, via the coding sequence ATGAAGGTAGGGCTTTCACATGTAATCATGAGTCACCATGGAGTCAGTTCTGTATCACAAAGTCAGACTACCAAAGGAATCACAGAGTCATACTGTACATCCCTATCCCCAGTACATGATTTTTTGGGTTGTGAATCAGAAGGCAGGAGTTCAGTGGCCCGTGAATGTTCATCAGCACGCCTCTCACCTTTCATACGGACAGAATCTTTTAGCTCTCCTACTAATGTGCGAGAATCTAGTCTTCAACATTCCAAGAGCACATTTTCACGTTCTTCTGTTTTTTGTACAAGTTTGTATCAGTCATCTTCATCGAGTTCTGAACGGCAGCTTGGAAATCTGCCATTTCTTCCCCACCCTCCAACATACAGCCGGTCCATTTCTGCTGTTGATTCAAAATATCCAATGCTTTTAAGTGCGGATATGAGCGATCAATATGATGATGAACAATCAGAGTATCTCATGAAAGACTTTCTTAATTTGGCTGGAGATGCTTCTGATGGTAGCTTCCATGGAGTTGGCTCTGGAAGTGACACTGTAGCACTTACAGATCAATTGGAGTTTCAGTTTTTGTCAGATCAACTTGACATGGCTATCACAGACAATGGAGAAAATCCCCGGCTTGATGAAATATATGAAATTCCTCAAGCCTCATCGAAACCAGCCATAGAATTAACATGTGGTAAGAGTTGTGGCTCGACAGCACCACCTGTTGATGCTCTTTCAAGTCACCCCTCTCCTGGGCCTTCATCTGCACATAGACCAAGAATGCGATGGACGCCTGAGCTCCATGAGCGTTTTGTAGAGGCTGTAAAGAAGCTTGATGGGGCTGAAAAGGCTACTCCAAAAGGCGTTTTAAAGGTTATGAATGTTGAGGGCTTAACCATCTATCATGTGAAAAGCCACTTACAGAAGTACCGACTTGCCAAGTATATGCCCGAGAAAAAGGAAGATAAGAAGGCCTCTAGCTCTGAAGAAAAGAAAGCAGCTGCAAGCGGAATGGAAAGCGATGGACGAAGAAAAGGGAGCTTCCATATCACTGAGGCTCTCCGCATGCAAATGGAAGTTCAGAAACAACTGCATGAGCAGCTTGAGGTTCAAAGGTCTCTTCAGCTACGCATAGAGGAGCATGCAAAGTACTTGGAGAAGATCTTGGAGGAACAACAGAAAGCCGGTAGTGCGTTACTTTCTCCACAAGCCTTGTCGTCACTGACTACTAATTCCATTAAAGACCCTGAACAGCATCCTTCCCCATCAGCTGGTGTATCACCTTCACAACCAGCTGAGTCTGACTCATTATCACCTCTGTCACTGAAGCACAAAGCTGCTGACTCTAGTGACTCTGAGGCACAAGCATGCACTAAAAAGCTTCGCATTGAAGAAAAACCAGATGAGCCTGTAGTTGAAAATCTCTCGGCAACAGtaactactactactacttccCAATAG
- the LOC133709079 gene encoding very-long-chain 3-oxoacyl-CoA reductase-like protein At1g24470, whose protein sequence is MLKHRLYSTCNPHIPSFIWPIEQILSFQNSKQPQKARRNSVSTKLRERKQNIWYIHLQLHAIFMSTQQPIWFLLLSSLGFFIFLKHSISLARWIFITFLRPAKDLKRSYGSWGLITGATDGIGKAFAYQLAKKGLNLVLVSRSSNKLESVSEEIRSHFPDVQIKTVAFDFSRDQGLVKLVEEEIKGLDVGVLINNVGVTYPAARYFHEVDEKMWVDIVRVNLEGTTKVTVAVVPGMLQRKRGAIVNIGSGAAVVVPSHPLYTIYAATKAYVDQLSRSLYMEYKQYGIDVQIQVPLYVATKMVSKVASIEKSSLFIPSADAYAEAAVKRIGYEARCTPFWAHSLQWWFARLVPDSLLDAWRFNIGLNRRGKPAI, encoded by the exons ATGTTGAAACATCGCCTATATTCTACGTGCAATCCCCATATCCCTTCCTTTATTTGGCCAATAGAGCAAATCCTCTCCTTTCAAAACTCCAAGCAACCCCAGAAGGCCAGAAGGAACTCTGTGTCAACCAAACTgcgagaaagaaaacaaaatatatgGTACATACATctacagctgcatgcaatattcatGAGTACCCAACAACCCATCTGGtttctccttctctcttctcttggtttcttcatcttcctcaaaCACTCCATCTCTTTAGCCCGATGGATCTTCATAACTTTTCTCCGACCCGCTAAAGATCTGAAAAGATCGTACGGCTCTTGGGGTTTGATCACTGGTGCCACTGATGGCATAGGCAAGGCCTTTGCCTACCAACTAGCCAAGAAAGGCCTAAACCTTGTTTTAGTCAGCCGCAGCTCCAACAAGCTCGAATCAGTCTCCGAAGAAATTCGATCCCATTTCCCCGATGTGCAGATCAAAACTGTTGCCTTCGACTTCTCACGCGACCAGGGTTTGGTTAAGTTGGTAGAAGAGGAGATCAAGGGATTGGACGTGGGAGTTTTGATAAATAATGTTGGAGTGACTTACCCGGCAGCTAGATACTTTCATGAGGTGGATGAGAAAATGTGGGTGGATATTGTTAGGGTGAATTTGGAAGGTACAACAAAGGTTACCGTGGCTGTTGTACCCGGGATGCTTCAAAGGAAGAGAGGTGCCATTGTTAATATTGGGTCTGGGGCAGCCGTTGTGGTTCCTTCCCATCCTCTCTACACCATCTACGCAGCTACCAAAGC TTACGTGGACCAACTCTCTAGATCCCTGTACATGGAATACAAGCAGTACGGAATCGACGTGCAGATTCAGGTTCCGTTATATGTCGCAACAAAAATGGTGTCGAAAGTTGCTTCGATCGAGAAGTCATCATTGTTCATACCATCTGCGGATGCTTATGCAGAAGCAGCAGTCAAACGCATTGGATATGAAGCACGGTGCACGCCGTTTTGGGCTCACTCGCTTCAGTGGTGGTTCGCACGGTTGGTCCCTGACTCTCTTCTTGATGCCTGGCGCTTCAATATCGGCTTAAACAGAAGGGGAAAGCCAGCTATCTAG
- the LOC133713035 gene encoding protein NOI4-like: MTSHQSGRALPKFGEWDVNDPASAEGFTIIFNKARADKKNGGSLLTAVESSSNCESRKENNTQKYPKRNKWLCMGC, translated from the exons ATGACTTCG CATCAGAGTGGAAGGGCTTTACCCAAATTTGGCGAGTGGGATGTGAATGATCCAGCCTCAGCTGAAGGATTTACTATCATTTTCAACAAGGCCAGAGCTGACAAGAAAAATGGTGGAAGTTTACTTACTGCTGTGGAATCATCAAGCAACTGTGAATCCCGTAAAGAAAATAATACGCAGAAGTATCCCAAAAGG AACAAGTGGCTTTGCATGGGTTGTTAA